GTACTGCGGGCCGGGCACGCCGCCGCCGCTGCGGTAGGCGTTGGCCGGCTGCGGCAACTGCAGCGGTGCGAACAGCGCCTGCGGATCGTAGGTGCCGGCACTGTCCGCGGCAGCCGTAGCAGCAGTGGCGGCGTCGGCCTGGGCGGCGACGACAAGGGAAACACAGGCCGCGGCGAACGCAGCACGGCGCAGGACAAGGATCATGGTGGCGTCCGTGGGGAGGATCGCTACCGATGGTAGGCCGAATCGGGATGGCGCGGATGTGCCGATCGCCATCTTCGGCAGCGGATACCTGGCGGGACGGGGTAGGAGCGGCTTCAGCCGCGATGGGCATTCCCGGTAAAGCCCGTCGCGGCTGAAGCCGCTCCTACGACGGCAGGGAGACGCGCGCGCCGGGCTCAGCCCAGCAGCGTCTCCAGCACCGCCATGCGCACCGCCACGCCGTTGGCGACCTGGCGCAGGATGCACGACTGCGCGCCGTCGGCGACTTCGTCGGTGATCTCCACGCCACGGTTGATCGGGCCCGGATGCAGCACCACCGCGTCCTTCGACGCACGGCGCAGCCGCTCGGCGGTGAGGCCGTACTGGCCGTGGTAGTCCTCCAGCGAGGACACCAGGCCTTCCTCCATGCGCTCGCGCTGCAGGCGCAGCATCATCACCGCGTCCACGCCGTCGAGCATGGCGTCGAAGTCCTCGCCGACCACGCAGCCGTCCAGGGTGCCGTCGTCGGGCAGCAGCGCACGCGGGCCGCAGACGCGCACTTCGCCGGCACCGAGGGTACGCAGCGCGTGCAGGTCCGAACGCGCCACCCGCGAGTGCTTGACGTCGCCGACGATAACCAGCTTGAGCTTGGAGAAATCGCCGCCCTTGGCGTGGCGCAGGGTCAGCATGTCGAGCAGACCCTGGGTGGGATGTGCGCTGCGGCCGTCGCCGGCGTTGATCAGCGCGGTGCCCTCGCCCGCCGCCTCGGCCAGGCGCTCCACCGCGCCGTCCTCGGGGTGACGCACGACGAAGCCGCGCACGCCCATCGCTTCCAGGTTCTTCAGCGTGTCGCGCGCGGTCTCGCCCTTGCGCGTGGACGAGGTGGAAGCGTCGAAGTTCAGCACGTCGGCGCCGAGCCGCTGCGCGGCCAAGTGGAACGAGCTGCGGGTGCGCGTGGACGGCTCGAAGAACAGCGTGCACACCGCGGTGCCGGCCAGCACGTTGCGCTTGCCGACCCGGCCCACCGCCGCGTCGCGGATCTGCCCGGCGCGGTCCAGCAGTTGCAGCAGGGTCGCCCGCGGCAGCCCTTCCAGGGT
This genomic stretch from Xanthomonas sacchari harbors:
- a CDS encoding aspartate carbamoyltransferase catalytic subunit, with amino-acid sequence MTDPQLDSNGRLRHLLTLEGLPRATLLQLLDRAGQIRDAAVGRVGKRNVLAGTAVCTLFFEPSTRTRSSFHLAAQRLGADVLNFDASTSSTRKGETARDTLKNLEAMGVRGFVVRHPEDGAVERLAEAAGEGTALINAGDGRSAHPTQGLLDMLTLRHAKGGDFSKLKLVIVGDVKHSRVARSDLHALRTLGAGEVRVCGPRALLPDDGTLDGCVVGEDFDAMLDGVDAVMMLRLQRERMEEGLVSSLEDYHGQYGLTAERLRRASKDAVVLHPGPINRGVEITDEVADGAQSCILRQVANGVAVRMAVLETLLG